AATCGAGCTGCGTCCCGCGAAGATACAGCGCGCTCTTGGGGTCCATGAAAACCCGCACGCCGTTGATCAGGTAAATCTTGTCGCGCTTGCGCGAGGCCGACTCGAAAGCGAGCTTGTAGGAAAGCCCTGAACACCCGCCGCCGATGATGGCAACACGCAGGCCCGCTTCCTCGGGCAGTTTTTCCTGCTCGAACATGGCCAGCACCTGCTTGGCCGCCGAGTCGGTGAGCGTAATGGGCGCGTCGTCGGCCGGAAGAACCGGCTGGGCCTGTGGCTGTTGCTGTGTTGCTGCGCTCTGTGCGGTCATAACTGTCTCTCTCTAAACTCGCGCTGGTTGATCAGGCAGGATCGAGCTTCAGGCTTCCTTGGCCTGCGCCTCGCCCGCGCCCTGCTTCTTCTTGTAGTCCTCGATGGCCGCCTTGATGGCGTCCTCGGCGAGCACCGAGCAGTGAATCTTCACGGGAGGAAGCGCAAGTTCCTCGACGATGTCGGTATTCTTGATCTTCATTGCGTCATCGACGCTCTTGCCCTTGACCCACTCGGTGGCCAGCGAGCTCGAAGCGATCGCGCTGCCGCAACCGAAGGTCTTGAACTTCGCATCCTCGATGACGCCGTCCTTGATCTTGATCTGCAGCTTCATCACGTCACCGCACTCGGGGGCTCCGACCACGCCGGTTCCCACGTCATTGGCTTCCTTGTCGAGACTCCCCACGTTGCGGGGGTTCTCGTAGTGATCGATTACTTTTTCGCCATAGGCCATGATGCCACTCTCCTTGAAAATTCCGTGTTAGTGCGCTGCCCACTGGATGGACTTGAGGTCCACACCTTCCTGGGCCATTTCCCAAAGGGGTGAGAGATCGCGAAGGCGGTTGACCACCTTTACGACGACGTCACCCACATACTGGATGTCTTCTTTGGTCGTGAAACGTCCGGCGCCGAAGCGGATGGACGTGTGAGCCATTTCTTCCTCCACGCCAATGGCGCGAAGCACGTGCGAGGGCTCAAGCGAGGCCGAGGTGCAGGCCGAACCCGACGAGACGGCAATGCCCTTGAGCCCCATGATGAGAGACTCACCCTCAACATACGCGAAGGACACGTTGAGGTTGCCCGCCAGGCGCTGCGTGGGATGACCGTTGAGGTGGATCTCCGGAAGTTCCTTCTGGAGACGCTCCCAGAACCCGTGCATCAGCGTGCGCACGCGCTCTTCTTCGTCAACCATCACCCGGCCGGCTTTTTCTGCCGCCGCTCCGAGGCCCACGATGCCCGGCACATTGAGTGTGCCCGAACGCATGCCGCGTTCGTGGCCGCCGCCGTGGATGACCGGCGCAACGCGAACGCGCGGGCCCTTGCGCCGCACGTAGAGGGCGCCGATGCCTTTGGGGCCGTAGATCTTGTGACCGGAGATGCTCATCAGATCGATGCCCATCTCGCCCACGTCCATGGGAATCTTCCCGAAGGTCTGCGCGGCGTCGGAATGGAAGATGACTCCCTTGTTCTTGCAGATCGCGCCGATTTCCTTGAGCGGCGCGATGGTGCCGATCTCGTTGTTGGCCGCCATGATGGAGACGAGAACCGTGTCCTCGCGAATGGCATCCGTGAGTGCATTCAGATCCACGGTGCCGCTCTGGTCCACCGGCAGGTAGGTGACATCCCAGCCCTTCTTCTCCAGATACTTGCACGGGTCGAGAATCGCCTTGTGCTCGGTCTGGCAGGTGATGATGTGCTTGCCCTTTTTCTCATACATCTCGGCGATGCCGAGGATCGCCATGTTGTCGGACTCGGTGGCACCGCTTGTGAAGATGATTTCCTTCGAAGAACAGCCGATCAGCTTTGCTACCTGCTCGCGGCCCAGCTCGACGGCCTCTTCGGCTTCCCAGCCAAAGGAATGGCTGCGGCTCGCAGCATTCCCGAACTTCTCCGTGAAGTAGGGATACATGATGTCGAGGACTTCCGGGTCGACCGGGGTCGTCGCCTGGTAATCCATGTAGATCGGGAGTTTCACACTCATGGTTGCTTTGCTTCCTTGCGTTCTTTCGAGTTGATCGCGGCGCGCGCTACTTCGCGGCCACGGCACGTTGTTCTTCTTCGAGGCGCTCGATCTGTGCAAGCTGCACCGGAGCGCCCGAGGTGCGGAACAGGTCGGCCAGCGTGGTCTCCTGCAGCACCCGCATGATCTTTCGGTTGAGTTCCTGCATGGGGGTCATGATGTTGCAGCCTGTCACGGCGCAGGGCTGGCCCTCATCCTCGCGGGCGCACTCGATCATGCCGAGCGGCCCTTCGAGCGTCTCCAGGAAGTTGAACAGGGTAACCTCGTCTGGCTTTCGCGAAATGCGGTAGCCACCGGCTACGCCCTGGACCGAGTCAATGAGCTTGTGCTTCTTGAGCTTCTGCAGGATCTTCGAGACCAGCTCGTAGGAGATGCCGTACTGATCGGCAATCTCCCGGGCACTGGAGACCTCGGACTCGCCCTTGTGCGCCATGTGACGCAACGCGATAAGTCCGTAGTCCGTTTTTCTCGAAAACTTGAGCACGCTGTGCTTCTCCTGCTCGCTCTGAAACCGGCCCCTCAGGCCACCTGACCGGCCTTGCGGCCCTTCTGGTTCCCGGCTCGGATCAGGCATGCGCCTAATCCGACTTCCGGGGTCCGGTTTCGGCTTCAATATGCACTTCAAGCCCTGCACTGTCAAGATCGGACTAAAATAGTCGTATTAACGAAAGGGCACCGTGATTATTGGGAATTTTGAGAATGACGCGCTGAGTCACGTAAAATCGGACTTTTTTGTTCCTCGATTCGCGTCTCTGGCCTCCCCCAGCCCCTCGCCCGTCTTGCCCGTTGGGCTTTGGTGCTGCTACAAAGACCGCCCCTTGAGCGCCTCCGGGCCTCGCGGGGGGCGCCCGAAGGGACCGCTGCAGAGCCGGGCGAGAGTGGTGAAATTGGTATACACGCCAGATTTAGGATCTGGTGCCCTTGTGGCTTGCGGGTTCAAGTCCCGCCTCTCGCACCAGAGCGGCACGCCCCGGCATCAGAGCGCAAATAGTCGCGGCACAATTCAAAATAAAGGTTGCATGAAACGATGAAGGCAGAAGTTCAGGATCTGGGCAAACACGAGAAAAGCGTTCGGATCGAAATCCCGCAGGACAAGGTCGACCACGAGATCGGTCACACGATCGCCGATCTGCAGAAGAGCGCGCGTATCAAGGGATTCCGCGCCGGCAAGGCTCCCCAGAGCGTCATCGTGAGCATGTACCGCGAGCACATCGACTCCCATGCACGCGAGCACCTCATCCGGGAGAGCCTGCCCGAAGTGCTCGAAGAGAACTCCATCGTTCCCGTCTCCGAACCAGTGATCGACGCCGATCCCGTCACCAAGGGCCAGCCCTGGGTCTATACGGCGCGTTTCGAAGTGCAGCCCGAAGTGAAGGCCGAGAAATACAAGGGCCTGGAAATCGTTAAGAAGGTTGCGAAGGTCGCCGACGAAACCATCGACAAGCGCATCGAGCAGATGCGCGAGGAAAATGCACAGTACCGCGGCCTTGGCGATGACCACGAAGCCGACCTTGGCGACACGCTTTTCTGTTCCTTCCACGGCACCATCGGCGACCAGGAAGTTCACTCCCAGGAAAACGAGGACGCCCGCATCGAACTCGGACACGACGGCAACATCGAGGGTTTCGATGAGCGCCTCAAGGGCGTCAAAGCCGGTGAAGAGCGCCACATCGAGTATGACATGCCCGAAGAGACCAAGAACCCGGACCTCGCCGGCAAGCACGTTCATCTGCACGTCAACGTGAACTCCGTGCGCCGCAAGGAACTCCCGGCCGTGGACAACGACTTCGTGCTTGATCTGGGCATCGATGACGTTGAGAGCGTCGACGCGCTCAAGGCCCACATTCGTAAGCAATATGAAGAGCGCATCGAATCCGACGCCGCCGCGCGCCTTCGCGACGAGGCGGGCAAGGCACTGGCCGAAGCCAACGAGTTCGATATCCCCCCTTCGATGATCGACAACCAGACCCGCGCCATGCTGCGCCAGTGGCAGCAGCAGTTCCAGATGCAGGGCATCCCCTTCCAGATCAGCGGTCCCCAGGCCGATGAGATGCGCAAGGGAATGGAGGGCGACGCAAAGGTCGCCATCCAGCGCCACCTGCTCCTTGAGTCGGTCGCCAAGCAGGAGAACATCGACGTCTCCGACGAGGACGTCGAGGCCGAGATCCGCAAGGTTGCCGACGGTGCGGGACAACCCTACGACAAGGTGCGCGAGATTTACGAGAAGCAGGGAATGCTCGAGGGGCTCAAGGGTCAGCTCGCGCAAGAGCGCGCGCTTGATTTCGTTATCGAGCATGCAAAGGTGAGTGAAGAAGAGCTCACCGAGGACTCGGGTGAAGAGGCGGCGGAGTAATCTCCGGCGGGGCCGGGCCGCGCGCCCTGCCCCAACCTTGAAAAAATTTCGCCCTCACTGACGCACTGCGTAGTGCCATGGGACGCTCGGCGAGCCAAGCTACTTCCAAAGCGGTCGTTTCCTGCCCTGCAGGGGCCGCTGATCTGAAGGAGATGCCATGAGCGTCATCCCCATTGTCATCGAACAATCAGCCCGCGGAGAGCGGTCTTTCGACATCTATTCGCGCCTGCTGCGCGACCGGATCGTGTTTCTGGGTACCCAGATCGACGACCACGTCTCGAATCTGGTGACCGCCCAGCTCCTGTTTCTGGAGTCCGAGGACCCGGAAAAGGACATTTACCTCTATATTAACAGCCCCGGTGGCTCGGTCTCGGCCGGGATGGCCATCTACGACACCATGCAGTTCGTGGCCCCCGATGTCTCGACCATCTGCATCGGGCAGGCCGCCTCCATGGGCGCCTTCCTGCTGACCGCGGGCGCGCCGGGCAAGCGCATGGCCCTCCCCCACTCGCGGGTGATGATCCATCAGCCGCTTGGCGGCTTCCAGGGCCAGGCAAGCGACATCTCCATCCATGCCAAGGAAATCCTGCGCATCCGCGAGGAACTCAACCGGATTCTCTCGGATCGCACCGGAAAGAGCATGGAGCAGATCGAAAAAGATACCGACCGTGACTATTTCCTGAGCGCAGAAGAAGC
This is a stretch of genomic DNA from Chrysiogenia bacterium. It encodes these proteins:
- a CDS encoding iron-sulfur cluster assembly accessory protein; this translates as MTAQSAATQQQPQAQPVLPADDAPITLTDSAAKQVLAMFEQEKLPEEAGLRVAIIGGGCSGLSYKLAFESASRKRDKIYLINGVRVFMDPKSALYLRGTQLDFVDSLNGTGFTFSNPNAEAECGCGQSFTA
- the clpP gene encoding ATP-dependent Clp endopeptidase proteolytic subunit ClpP, whose protein sequence is MSVIPIVIEQSARGERSFDIYSRLLRDRIVFLGTQIDDHVSNLVTAQLLFLESEDPEKDIYLYINSPGGSVSAGMAIYDTMQFVAPDVSTICIGQAASMGAFLLTAGAPGKRMALPHSRVMIHQPLGGFQGQASDISIHAKEILRIREELNRILSDRTGKSMEQIEKDTDRDYFLSAEEAVSYGIIDKVVKTRRAALESTSAQAKKPA
- a CDS encoding IscS subfamily cysteine desulfurase, with translation MSVKLPIYMDYQATTPVDPEVLDIMYPYFTEKFGNAASRSHSFGWEAEEAVELGREQVAKLIGCSSKEIIFTSGATESDNMAILGIAEMYEKKGKHIITCQTEHKAILDPCKYLEKKGWDVTYLPVDQSGTVDLNALTDAIREDTVLVSIMAANNEIGTIAPLKEIGAICKNKGVIFHSDAAQTFGKIPMDVGEMGIDLMSISGHKIYGPKGIGALYVRRKGPRVRVAPVIHGGGHERGMRSGTLNVPGIVGLGAAAEKAGRVMVDEEERVRTLMHGFWERLQKELPEIHLNGHPTQRLAGNLNVSFAYVEGESLIMGLKGIAVSSGSACTSASLEPSHVLRAIGVEEEMAHTSIRFGAGRFTTKEDIQYVGDVVVKVVNRLRDLSPLWEMAQEGVDLKSIQWAAH
- the iscU gene encoding Fe-S cluster assembly scaffold IscU, with amino-acid sequence MAYGEKVIDHYENPRNVGSLDKEANDVGTGVVGAPECGDVMKLQIKIKDGVIEDAKFKTFGCGSAIASSSLATEWVKGKSVDDAMKIKNTDIVEELALPPVKIHCSVLAEDAIKAAIEDYKKKQGAGEAQAKEA
- a CDS encoding Rrf2 family transcriptional regulator; translation: MLKFSRKTDYGLIALRHMAHKGESEVSSAREIADQYGISYELVSKILQKLKKHKLIDSVQGVAGGYRISRKPDEVTLFNFLETLEGPLGMIECAREDEGQPCAVTGCNIMTPMQELNRKIMRVLQETTLADLFRTSGAPVQLAQIERLEEEQRAVAAK
- the tig gene encoding trigger factor, with the protein product MKAEVQDLGKHEKSVRIEIPQDKVDHEIGHTIADLQKSARIKGFRAGKAPQSVIVSMYREHIDSHAREHLIRESLPEVLEENSIVPVSEPVIDADPVTKGQPWVYTARFEVQPEVKAEKYKGLEIVKKVAKVADETIDKRIEQMREENAQYRGLGDDHEADLGDTLFCSFHGTIGDQEVHSQENEDARIELGHDGNIEGFDERLKGVKAGEERHIEYDMPEETKNPDLAGKHVHLHVNVNSVRRKELPAVDNDFVLDLGIDDVESVDALKAHIRKQYEERIESDAAARLRDEAGKALAEANEFDIPPSMIDNQTRAMLRQWQQQFQMQGIPFQISGPQADEMRKGMEGDAKVAIQRHLLLESVAKQENIDVSDEDVEAEIRKVADGAGQPYDKVREIYEKQGMLEGLKGQLAQERALDFVIEHAKVSEEELTEDSGEEAAE